TATCCTAAATGCTATTTCAATATTTACAAAAAAAGGCACAACAAAATGTTGTGCCTTGTCTTAACTACTTGGAGTATAGCGTGTTTTCCATTGTTGAAGACGAGAACCTATAATCTCTTTCAAAACCTTTTCCCCCATAGAAAGAATGTATCTACGACGAATATCTAAACAAAAATCTTCAGCTTCGGCATAACTTGTTCCACAAAGATGTTTAGCCAACGTTGAAGGTTGGTAACCAGAATTTTCTTCAAATTGATTTAAAAATATTGAAAAATATGCTTCTAAATTTTTACGAGTTGGTCGAGGCAGCTCTAACCGTGCTTCAAAACGTCTCCAAACAGCTTTATCCAATAACTCAGAATGGTTTGTTGCAGATATGACAACAGTATAGCTAGGAAGATCATCAATTTGCAGCAACAAAGAGCTTACAACTCGTTTGATTTCACCTGTTTCATGCGTATCGCCGCGTTCTTTTCCAAGAGTATCAAATTCATCAAAGAAAAGAACGCAAGGGGTTGTCCTTGCGTAGTCAAATATGCTTTTCAAACGAGACGATGTTTCGCCTAAAAATGAACCAATAACTGTTTCATAACGAACAACAAAAAAAGGAACGTTTAACTCATAGGCAAGGGCTTCGGCTAGGGACGTTTTTCCATTACCTGGGGGGCCAGCCAAAAGAAATTTATGACGGGGTTCTAATCCATGCGAGCGCAAAACAGAAGCCCTGTGTTGCTCCTCAATGATCTCTCGACAAAGATCCATGCAGGGTTGAGGTAAAAAAAGACTATCAAGAGAACGTCGTGGGGTATGCTCTACAATAAAATCTTTGCCGTTCCGGCTTCCATTACCATTACGAACGGGTCGACGCGACAATTCATTCGCAGGAGGACGCACTGGAGCATTCTGCAAGGAAGCAGTCAAACGGTCAGCAAGAATATTATGCTGCTTAGCACGCTCCTCAGCAATAATAGCCTCGGTAACTTTTTTTATCCGAGTCCTATCAGCTTTGAGAGCTGCTCTAACTAAATCTATTAATAAATCGCTACGTGCCATGATTATCTCATTTTTATAAAAGCGGTTGTACTCTGATATGTCATTAATGGCAACGTTAACATAGCTTTCCAACCATATGATATTCTGTGAAAAAAATGTTAACTTATATTTTTGAAATTTAATCTCAGTACCACAGATTTAACGCGCTAATCCTTTATGTTTTCTAACCATAACACGCTTCCTCACCGCCCGCACAACCTCCCCAATTCCCTCAAAACACCTTCCAATTCGCTCTGCAAGTCCCGGCAACCCTGAACTTCCTTTTCCAGCTCGACTATCCTTTGCCCTTGTTCGGCTATTCTCTGATCTTGCTGCTTCCACCTTTGTTCCTGCGCTTTCTCCATCCGTGCCATCGTTTCCGATAAGCTCCGACTTAACTCGTTCATGATCTACCTCTGGAGTAAAACGGCTGGCTGGCCGTTGTTTGTCTGTGCTATTTTCAGCTTTGTCCCTTTCGGAAAAACCAGATATTCCTGATCTTTGGCCTGATATGCGTTGATTCCCCATTCTGTAAATTTGCTTACATTCTTTTTCTGTCTTGCTATTTGCGTGCTGATTACCGCTAATTCCTCGTGTTTCCCTTTGATTCTCCAACCGTAGAATCCTGTTATGCAGGCCGACATTATGACCAACAGCAAAGTGGATATGAGATTTGCCAAAATGCTTTGCTTCCAGTGATGTGCTGAGATCTTGGATTGCCTTTTCCTGAGCTTCTGAAGATGGCCTTCCATATCGCTGGTGATGGTATTCAGCTCGCTTTCGGCATACTTCAGCAAGTTCGCGCTCAAGTCTTTCAATGCGCTCTTGGTGACTTGCTCGACCTCCTGAGACTGTGAGTCCATCTTCTCTTTTAATTTCTCGGTCAGCTCTCCAAGATGATTCATATATTCCTCCTTTCAATCGGACACGCTTCTTGTCTTTTGGTAACTCCAAAGTGATGTAATTCTTGCCCTGCCTCGGTATGGCAAAACCAACTTCTTTAAGGGCTTGCACCAAATCATTTCGATCTTTGAGTAATCCATCAGTGATGCCCTGCCCCAAGTAGTCAGTGACGGTCTTTCGAAAATCATTCAGCTTCTTGCCACTCGGAGAATGCATATCTTTTCCCGGCTGATTGAGCCGGGACCGCTTCAAGTCATCAGGCTTTGCCCACTCCATGCGTTCATTCCAGAGGTCACGCCAGACGTCATATTGTTTCTGCCAATTGGGCGGGCATGGATTCATGGCTTTATCCTGCCGGAGTTCCGTTCTAGGTATGATGAAGTGCAACTCATGATGTCCGGCATGACTATGCCGAACCCAAAGGATAGAATACTGATCCGGCTCCATGCCTGCAAAGGCCACCTTTTCAAAGTCATCTATGACCTCTTTTTCTGTCCGTGGTGAAACTTCATCTTCTGGAGCCCACGAGAGCACGCCGGAAGTAAATTTCCATACCCGGTCAGTTGAACCGATCACCTTTTGTACTGTCTCCGGATCTCCACGCAAAACTTCGGGCGGGGACTCATCACGGCCTTTTCGTTTTGGATCGATAACGTAATCTACGGCCATGACTCCGCTCCCCTTTCCGTGTGGGAAGACCTTCATATACATTTCAACTCCTTTTCGACCGCTGAAAGTTCGGCAAGAATCAAAATAGAGTCGGCATTGCTTTTATAGGTATTTGCCCAGCGGGCAATCTGGTTAAGATTATTTCCAATACGAGCGATGTGAAGCAGCTTCTCCCTTTCACGTTTGGTTTTACGAACACGCTGCTTTCCCAATTTTTGGCGAACCAAATCGCCAGTGCTCATTCCTTTAACTTTTGCTTCAGAAGTGATGCTCTTTTTCTCTTCGGGGGTAACTCTGAGATTAATCCATTTAGTGCGTGCCGTGCTCATACTGCCTCCATTTCTCTGGCGTAAACGGAGGGATCGAAGGGAGGCTTGCCTCCCTCGCCAGCCCCAACGGCGGCAGTGGTTGCGCAGCAAACAGTGTCACGTTGGGTAGGCTGGCTATAGACTCCTTTTGGAGTCCCCTCTTGCACATGCACAGCCGGATGAACTTTATAGCTGGGACTCGGTGGACGGCCCGATCCGGCATATTGAACAGGGACCGCGACAATATATCCATACTCTTCAAGCATGGTTATACCCTGCTCAATCTGCTTCTTTTTCGGGAACCGTCCACGAATAGCACGCTGACATTCCCGGCTGGTGAATTGTTTAATCTTCCGATCTCCAATCCACTTCAACGCAGCCTGAGCACAAGAGGTAAGAGCATCACAGCCCATATCATGAAAAGCATACAGGGCATGAGAAACAAGCTTCTTACCCAGCTCGGTAGCCGCCAGCATAACAGACTGTTCAATTTTGGATTCTATTTGATGTGACGAGGCCAAATGAAGCAAACCAGCAAGGCGGGCAACCTGCCCCGGAACCTTGCCCGCCCAATCTGTCATATTTTCCAGACTGTGCCCCGGTCGCAACTCAGCCTCAATGAGCAAGAAAAAACTCTTCCACGACTCATATGCTTCGCCACTAAGCAGCAAAGATTGGCTTTGAACTGCCATATCAGGATTCACTTTGAAGGATAAAAGAAGTTCAACCCGTTCAAGAAAAGCTCGTTCCACTTGCAATGAAACCTGCGGCGGCTCCGCTATTCGAAACCCAAGCCGACTCTGCCCAAAGAAATAAAGAAAACGGGCCAGAAAACCGCGTCCTCTAAATTCTGGATTACCAGCCATGCCTCGCAAAACATCAGGCTGAGTTGTAACGCAGATAGTCAACAATGGATGCTTCAGCCCGATATACTGCCCATGTTTACGATCCACGCGACACGGTTCACCGCTGAATGCTTTCAAAATCAGGTCAAGATTAGGCATCCGGCTGTAGCGACCGGCAAATGTATCAAAAAGGCCGCCTTCAGCCTCAATGATAGACATGCACTCGCCCTGCTGCTCCATGAGCATAGCCAGACACTCAGGGGTGATGTCATCGGCAAGTAATCTTGGAATAGAAAGAAGTTCCGGCAGTTCGTCCTCAAGTTCCCGGATCTCTTGCAGGAGAGAGTTCCTACTTTCAGAGTTCTTTGCCTTGGCGGCCATGTTGCGACGGTGGTCAATTGCCCGCTCCAGTGTCAGCCGCTTTGAACGGACTTCCTGAGCAAGTGGACCAATTACCTTTTCTTGATCGTTCTCCCACTTGGTTAGTGGTCTGCGAGCAGCTTGCGTGACTGCACTTTTTCGTTCACCGGGGGGAAGTGGTGAGAGGAGATACAAATTCAAGGACTCGTGATAGCCCTCTTTAACCTGTATCTGAAACCTCCGCTGCGCTGCGGTTGATAGGACTCCAAATAGATTACAAAGAACCATCTCATACGGAACTTGCAACGATTCACTAAGTTCATAGCTGTAATCAGCCAATACAGACGGCAATGAAATTGAAGATAGTGAAGGCGGAAACTTGGGCCCCAACGGGACAGGGGCCTTATTCCCAAACAGAGATAGGATGTCTGTGCCGGATTCGCTCATCTAGACCTCGGCAAGTTGGCCTGTTCTTCGAGCGGGATCACTTTGCAGGATTCAACATAGATATCCAAATCACTTGCATCATATCCGACACGCCGACCAATTTTGATATAGCGCGGACCTTTTCCAAGGCAACGCCATACTTCTAAAGTACCGGGGCTGAGTCCCAATCTTTCAGCAGCTTCTTTTGTGCTTAACAGTCCTTGCATCGATTTCTCCTTGTTGGTTGGAGGTGTTTGTTATTCGATGTAAGGCAATCACGTTTAACCGAGCTGTTAAACCATCTGGAAGGGTAAAAATTCTGCGCTAGCCCCTCCAAGTTCTGTCGGAACACGACAGGACTTGCGACCAAAAAATTAACATTATCAACACATTAAATATAAATAGAATCAGAAGGGAGCAAGAGTTGTAAAAAGTCTGAATTTTATGGACAGAGCTTGTTACTAGATAAGATTAAGGCCCGAAAAAGCCTCGTTAGGGAAGAGAAACAAAGAATTGGATTAGGCGGGACAATATGGACAAAATGGACAGAAATCGAATTTTGTCCATATTGTCCATTTTGTCCCGTGTTTTTTATTTTACTTTATTGCCTTCGTGCCTGAACTCAGCAGGAAGGTTATCCCGAAATTCTCCGACAACGGTATCAGCAGGACGACTCAGATCCAAATTTTGGATGTAGTCTTTACTTATTACGCTATCTGCAATCGCTTTATACTCTTTGTGCGAGAACTGCTTTTTCGCTGTCGGGTCAGCGACCATTTCAAAAATCATATTTGCAAAGAAGTAGCCTTCCTTTCTTGCGCTTTTTAACTTCTTTTCAGCCTTGCCAAGACGGGCTTCCACTGTCCGGTACTTTTCAAGCTCTTCTTCAAGTTTCTTCATTTTAGAATTTCGCATTATAGTGATCCGCTCGTCTTCTGGTGCGAATCGTGGATATTTCTGTTCGATCTGTTCAACTTCATCAAGATCAAAAAAACAGCGTTCATCAAAAAGACGGTTGGACCTTTCTTTCTGGCGGAAAAAAGAAGAATGGAAAAAGCCAATTTTCAAAATCTTGGCAGAGTTGTTTTCAAACAAAAAATATACGTTTAGACGGGTTTCAAGAATAGCATTCATAAAATCAGCACTGGATGTTCGATTCCAACGAGATCTCAGTTCAGAAGCAGAAATCCTTCTTGCAACTCCATCCTTATAGATATTATTCATCCCTTCTAAAAGATGGGAGATCGCTCTGTTTAACAGACAAATTGTTCCCCAAAGTACACCGGCACAAACAAATGCATAGCCAAAGACCGAAGCATTAGGGGAACTGGGAGTGTACTTGATCAGAATTACAGGGCCCAGCATGCTAAAAAACAAAACAAGCCCCTCTAACAACCTATCTTCAAAGCTCTTATCTTGAAAAAGTGGCCAAATGAGAACTTCACGTTTAACCTTTTTTTCAACACTCTTGGGTTTAGCTTCAGCAGATTGCCCTTTCCCATTTTCAGAAGCATTCACTTCTGCAATTTGGACATCGGCAGCCTTATCATTTGACAATTTACTCATACTCTATCTCCCTATTATCCTATGCGGTTTATTCTCCCTTAACTGAGCTATACTTTATTTACAAATCGCAAAATCATTAAGTTAACTAAGCCCTTAAATAGACATGGGGAACACCAAGTGAAAAAAATTTGAACTTAATCAAACTTTTTTCACTTTTTTTCATTTTATGGGGAAGAGTATGGGGAGAGCTGTTTTAGGCATGAAAAAAGGGCCTTTCGCTTTTTGCGAAAAACCCTTTGATTTCAAGTGGTACCGGGAGCGAGACTCGAACTCGCAAGGCATTGCTACCGGCGGATTTTGAGTCCGCTGCGTCTACCAATTCCGCCATCCCGGCATGCGTGAGGGATTGTTAATATTAGATGAGGTTACGACTGTCAAGGGCATTTAGCAAGATATGAATAACTTGAGCTATTAATTTTCTTATTCGCCGCGGTGCTAACTCCTGTCAGGTTCATACTATACTCTATTGTAAACCGAGTAACTCAGTGCTATTTCTAACTTCCTTTCACTAATTCTAAACAAGAGACTCCCATGATTCCAACCGGCTCGCTCGTCAACGGTGCTGCTATTATCGGCGGTTCCATTATCGGTATTCTCCTGCACAGCAGATTTCCTGAACGTATCCGAGAAATTATTTTCCAGGCACTGGGCCTCGGCGTGATCCTGATCGGCATTCAGATGTCCTTGAAAGTACAGGACATACTCGTGCTAATGTTTAGCCTGCTCATCGGCGGAATCATCGGAGAGCTGCTGCGGCTGGATACCATGTTTGAACGCGGAGCCGGATGGCTGAAAAAGAAAGTCGGCTCCAAAGACACCAGATTCATTGACGGCATGATCACCGCATCCCTGATCTTCTGCATCGGGGCCATGGCTATCATTGGTTCATTAGAAGAAGGGATCAAAGGGGATACCACCATCCTCTACACCAAAGCAATGCTGGACGGCTTTGCTTCCATTGCCCTTGCCTCTACCTATGGCATAGGGGTGCTCTTTTCTTTCATTCCGGTCATTATTTATCAGGGAGCATTAACTATTTTTGCCAGCTCCTTTCAGGAGTGGTTCTCTCCGCTGATCATCGACCAACTTACCGCCTGCGGAGGACTGCTCATCATCGGCATCAGCCTGACTCTGCTTGAAATTAAACGGATAAACCTCGCCAACCTGCTCCCCTCACTTGGAGTTGTCATCGCGCTAACTGTATTTTTAAATTAATTTCATCAAAAAGAAGATGTTTTAAACGTTTTCATCATTGAATATTAATTTTGAATAGGTTTTAATACTCTCATGAAAATCCGCTGGAAAATGCTCATCATCCTGCTGACCTTTTCTCTGACTCCCTTGTTCGTGCTCAAAACCCATGGGCTGAACTCACTGAAGAGACTGGGCTCAGACTTGCAGACCCAGACCCGTGTAACCTTGCTTGAACGGGCCACCCAGAACCTTGCCGATCAGGCCAA
The DNA window shown above is from Marinifilum sp. JC120 and carries:
- a CDS encoding DNA-binding protein, whose amino-acid sequence is MQGLLSTKEAAERLGLSPGTLEVWRCLGKGPRYIKIGRRVGYDASDLDIYVESCKVIPLEEQANLPRSR
- a CDS encoding DUF3987 domain-containing protein is translated as MSESGTDILSLFGNKAPVPLGPKFPPSLSSISLPSVLADYSYELSESLQVPYEMVLCNLFGVLSTAAQRRFQIQVKEGYHESLNLYLLSPLPPGERKSAVTQAARRPLTKWENDQEKVIGPLAQEVRSKRLTLERAIDHRRNMAAKAKNSESRNSLLQEIRELEDELPELLSIPRLLADDITPECLAMLMEQQGECMSIIEAEGGLFDTFAGRYSRMPNLDLILKAFSGEPCRVDRKHGQYIGLKHPLLTICVTTQPDVLRGMAGNPEFRGRGFLARFLYFFGQSRLGFRIAEPPQVSLQVERAFLERVELLLSFKVNPDMAVQSQSLLLSGEAYESWKSFFLLIEAELRPGHSLENMTDWAGKVPGQVARLAGLLHLASSHQIESKIEQSVMLAATELGKKLVSHALYAFHDMGCDALTSCAQAALKWIGDRKIKQFTSRECQRAIRGRFPKKKQIEQGITMLEEYGYIVAVPVQYAGSGRPPSPSYKVHPAVHVQEGTPKGVYSQPTQRDTVCCATTAAVGAGEGGKPPFDPSVYAREMEAV
- the mobC gene encoding plasmid mobilization relaxosome protein MobC, which produces MSTARTKWINLRVTPEEKKSITSEAKVKGMSTGDLVRQKLGKQRVRKTKREREKLLHIARIGNNLNQIARWANTYKSNADSILILAELSAVEKELKCI
- a CDS encoding AAA family ATPase, giving the protein MARSDLLIDLVRAALKADRTRIKKVTEAIIAEERAKQHNILADRLTASLQNAPVRPPANELSRRPVRNGNGSRNGKDFIVEHTPRRSLDSLFLPQPCMDLCREIIEEQHRASVLRSHGLEPRHKFLLAGPPGNGKTSLAEALAYELNVPFFVVRYETVIGSFLGETSSRLKSIFDYARTTPCVLFFDEFDTLGKERGDTHETGEIKRVVSSLLLQIDDLPSYTVVISATNHSELLDKAVWRRFEARLELPRPTRKNLEAYFSIFLNQFEENSGYQPSTLAKHLCGTSYAEAEDFCLDIRRRYILSMGEKVLKEIIGSRLQQWKTRYTPSS
- a CDS encoding DUF554 domain-containing protein, whose product is MIPTGSLVNGAAIIGGSIIGILLHSRFPERIREIIFQALGLGVILIGIQMSLKVQDILVLMFSLLIGGIIGELLRLDTMFERGAGWLKKKVGSKDTRFIDGMITASLIFCIGAMAIIGSLEEGIKGDTTILYTKAMLDGFASIALASTYGIGVLFSFIPVIIYQGALTIFASSFQEWFSPLIIDQLTACGGLLIIGISLTLLEIKRINLANLLPSLGVVIALTVFLN